GGCGAGTCGACGGGCCCCGGCGTCACGCGGTGGATGATCCCGCGGACGCCTCGCGCCACCAGCCACAGCACGAGGAAGACGACGACGGCCACCGCCAGCGCCGGCAGGGCGGCCACGACGGCGTTCGCGTAGCCCTGGACCGTCCCGACGGCCTGCCCCGTCGCCTCGGCGAAGCCGGGCGCCACCGTGTCCGCCTCGGCGATCGCCTCGGCCGTGGTGACGACGGTGTCGCGCACGACGGAGCCGGAGAAGAGCGTGTCGGCCTGCATGGGCGAGCGGGAGGGGGAGAGGGGGACGCGGGACGGCCGCGGCGGGTTCGCCGGTTGCCACTGCCCTCACCCCGTGTCATCCTGAGGAGCAGGGCGACGAAGAATCTCGTGTCCGATCGCGTTTCGCTCACGACGAGGGATCCGGCCGAGTCGGACGAGATCCTTCGGTCTGCTTAGGGTGACAAGCGTTGAGGGAAGACTCCGCCCGCCTCGGGAGTGCGACCGAGGCGGGCGGGGGGACCGGATTGCGCGGAAAGCCCATCGGCACGGCGGATCGGCGGTCGGGCGGGCTCGGTAGCTTCTGAACCCTCCGTGTCTTCCGTGCCCATGCCCCACCGCCCCCAGACCGCGAACGAGACCCGCCAGGCCTTCCTCGACTTTTTCCGCGAGAAGGGCCACGAGATCGTCCCGAGCGCGCCGATCGTTCCCCAGAACGACCCGACGCTCCTGTTCATCAACGCGGGGATGAACCCGTTCAAGGACGTGTTCCTGGGCACGGGCTCGCGCCCGTACGACCGCGCGGCCGACACGCAGAAGTGCCTCCGGGTGAGTGGCAAGCACAACGACCTCGACGAGGTCGGGCTCGACACGTACCACCACACGTTCTTCGAGATGCTCGGCAACTGGAGCTTCGGGGACTACTTCAAGAAGGAGGCGATCGCGTGGGCCTGGGAGCTGCTGGTGGACCGCTGGGGCCTCGACCCGGAGCGGCTCTACGTCACGGTCCACGAGGGCGACGAGGTGCTCGGCCTCGGTCCCGACGAGGAGGCCGCCGCGCTGTGGGCCAGCGAGACGGGCATCGCGCCGGCCCACGTCCTCTACCAGCCGTCGAAGGACAACTTCTGGATGATGGGCGAGACCGGGCCATGTGGCCCGTGCTCCGAGATCCACGTCGACCTCCGCGACGACCACGCCCGTGCTATCACGCCGGGCCACACGCTCGTCAACGGCGACGACCCGCGGGTCATGGAGATCTGGAACCTCGTGTTCATCCAGTTCGACGCCGCCAAGGCCGTCGACGCGGAGGGCGAGGACGAGGGCCTCATCACGCTCACGCCGCTCGACGCGAAGCACATCGACACGGGGATGGGCTTCGAGCGGATGTGCGCCGTGCTCCAGGGCAAGCGCTCGAACTACGACACGGACCTGTTCGCGCCGCTCCTGGCGGCGATCTCGGAGCGCGCCGACCTCAAGCCGTACGACCGCTACGACGAGGCGGACGAGGAGGGCAAGCGGGTCCGCGTGGCGATGCGCGTCGTGGCCGACCACGTCCGGACGCTGGCCGTCGCGATCGCCGACGGGGCGCTGCCGGGCAACACGGGCCGCGGCTACGTCCTCCGGCGGATCCTCCGTCGGGCCGTCCGCTACGGCTACCAGGCCCTCGGCCTCCGCGAGCCGTTCCTGGCGTCGCTCCTCCCCGCGCTGGCGGACGAGATGGGCGAGGCGTTCCCGGAGCTCGTCGAGAGCCAGTCGACGGCGGCGAAGATCATCACGGCGGAGGAGACAGCGTTCTTTAAGACCTTGGTGGAGGGAATAGAGATGTTCGACCGCGCCGCCAAGGTCGCCGAGTACTATCACGAGAATCCAGAGAACGCTGAGTCGGAGAGCATGAGGCGGCCCGCTGAGGGGCAAGGGTTCAGCTGGGATCTTGTCCCAGATATCCCGGCGGTTTCAGCCATTGAGGTTGAGTTGAGACGCACCGGTGAGGCTCTGGAGGAAGCAGAAGAGCACTTCATTCGAAGCGCAGTCGATGGGGTATTCTCCGGTGATATAGCTTTCCTCCTCCACGACACGTACGGCTTCCCCATCGACCTCACGGCGGTGATGGCGCGCGAGCGCGGGCTGACGGTCGACGAGAAGCGGTTCACCGAACTGATGACGGAGCAGCGCGAGCGAGCCCGTGCCGCCGCCGGCTTCGCGATGGGCGAGACGGAAGAAGTCGACCTGTGGGACGCCACGGCCGACACGCCGAAGGAGGTCGCGTTCGTCGGCTACGACCGGCTCACGGTCGAGGGCGCCCGCGTCCTCAAGACGCGGACGGTGGGGGAGGGCGAGGACGCCCGCCACGAGCTCGTCCTCGACCAGACCCCGTTCTACGCCGAGTCCGGCGGCCAGATCGGCGACACCGGCACGCTCACCGTCGGCGACGACGAGATCGCGGTCCTCGACACGGTCAAGGGCGCCGACGGCGAGATCGTCCACCTCGTCGAGCGGCTGCCCGAGGCGGTCGACCTCGACGTGATGGCGGCCGTCGACGCCGACCGGCGCCAGCGGATCATGCGCCACCACACGGCGACGCACCTCCTCCACGCCGCGCTCCGCGAGACGCTCGGGACGCACGTCCAGCAGAAGGGCTCGCTCGTCGCGCCCGACCGGCTCCGGTTCGACTTTTCCCACTTCGAGCGGCTCACCGACGAGGAGCGGCGGACGGTCGAGGACCGCGTCAACGCGCTCGTCCTCCGCAACATCCCGAAGGACGAGGCCCGCGACGTCCCGCTCGACGAAGCCCGCGCGCGTGGCGCGATGGCCCTGTTCGGCGAGAAGTACGGCGAGCGCGTCCGCGTCATCACGTTCGGCCCCGACGTCTCGGTCGAGCTCTGCGGCGGCACGCACGTCGCGTCGACCGGCGAGATCGGCCTGTTCAAGCTGACGTCGGAGGGCTCGGTCGCCTCGGGCGTCCGGCGCGTCGAGGCCGTGGCCGGCGAGGCGGCGCTCGCGTGGCTCGACGCCGAGCTGGGCGAGCTGGAGGCCACGCGCGGCGCGTTCAACCAGCTCCCGGACGGGCTGCCCGCCGCCGTCGGCGGGCTGCAGGACGAGGTCAAGGCGCTCCAGGGCGAGCTCGCCGACCTCCGCCGCCAGCAGGCCGCCGCCGGGCTCGACCAGTTCCTCGCCGAC
This sequence is a window from Rubrivirga marina. Protein-coding genes within it:
- the alaS gene encoding alanine--tRNA ligase, translated to MSSVPMPHRPQTANETRQAFLDFFREKGHEIVPSAPIVPQNDPTLLFINAGMNPFKDVFLGTGSRPYDRAADTQKCLRVSGKHNDLDEVGLDTYHHTFFEMLGNWSFGDYFKKEAIAWAWELLVDRWGLDPERLYVTVHEGDEVLGLGPDEEAAALWASETGIAPAHVLYQPSKDNFWMMGETGPCGPCSEIHVDLRDDHARAITPGHTLVNGDDPRVMEIWNLVFIQFDAAKAVDAEGEDEGLITLTPLDAKHIDTGMGFERMCAVLQGKRSNYDTDLFAPLLAAISERADLKPYDRYDEADEEGKRVRVAMRVVADHVRTLAVAIADGALPGNTGRGYVLRRILRRAVRYGYQALGLREPFLASLLPALADEMGEAFPELVESQSTAAKIITAEETAFFKTLVEGIEMFDRAAKVAEYYHENPENAESESMRRPAEGQGFSWDLVPDIPAVSAIEVELRRTGEALEEAEEHFIRSAVDGVFSGDIAFLLHDTYGFPIDLTAVMARERGLTVDEKRFTELMTEQRERARAAAGFAMGETEEVDLWDATADTPKEVAFVGYDRLTVEGARVLKTRTVGEGEDARHELVLDQTPFYAESGGQIGDTGTLTVGDDEIAVLDTVKGADGEIVHLVERLPEAVDLDVMAAVDADRRQRIMRHHTATHLLHAALRETLGTHVQQKGSLVAPDRLRFDFSHFERLTDEERRTVEDRVNALVLRNIPKDEARDVPLDEARARGAMALFGEKYGERVRVITFGPDVSVELCGGTHVASTGEIGLFKLTSEGSVASGVRRVEAVAGEAALAWLDAELGELEATRGAFNQLPDGLPAAVGGLQDEVKALQGELADLRRQQAAAGLDQFLADAEQVGDARVATGVIPGADMDTLRDLAETARNRMTASGGGGVAVFGAAEAGKATLAASVTDDLVAQGVQAGTLVGALAKRVGGGGGGRPTLATAGGKNPAGLADALAAAADEVRQLLG